In Streptomyces canus, one DNA window encodes the following:
- a CDS encoding adenosine deaminase, which yields MERVRDVSELPKAHLHLHFTGSMRPATVLELADKYGVRLPEALTEALTSGEPPKLRATDERGWFRFQRLYDAARSCLREPEDIRRLVREAAEEDVRDGSGWLEIQVDPTSYAPRLGGLIPALEIILDAVETTSRETGLGMRVLVAANRMKHPLDARTLARLAVRYADKGVVGFGLSNDERRGMARDFDRAFNIAREGGLLSAPHGGELAGPSSVRDCLDDLDATRIGHGVRAADDPRLLKRLADRQVTCEVCPASNVALGVYEKHEDVPLRKLFEAGVPMALGADDPLLFGSRLAAQYEIARQYHGFSDAELAELARQSVRASAAPEDMKAKLLSGVDDWLSQPAS from the coding sequence ATGGAGCGTGTACGTGATGTCTCTGAGCTGCCGAAAGCCCATCTGCACCTGCACTTCACCGGGTCGATGCGCCCGGCGACGGTTCTGGAACTGGCCGACAAGTACGGGGTACGGCTGCCCGAGGCGCTGACCGAAGCACTGACCAGCGGGGAACCGCCGAAACTGCGGGCGACGGACGAGCGGGGCTGGTTCCGTTTCCAGCGGCTGTACGACGCGGCCCGCTCGTGTCTGCGCGAGCCCGAGGACATCCGGCGGCTGGTGCGGGAGGCCGCGGAGGAGGATGTGCGCGACGGCTCGGGGTGGCTGGAGATCCAGGTCGACCCGACGTCGTACGCACCCCGGCTCGGCGGGCTGATCCCGGCGCTGGAGATCATCCTGGACGCGGTGGAGACGACCTCGCGCGAGACCGGGCTCGGGATGCGGGTACTGGTCGCCGCGAACCGCATGAAGCATCCCCTGGACGCCCGCACGCTGGCCCGGCTGGCGGTGCGGTACGCGGACAAGGGCGTGGTCGGCTTCGGACTCTCGAACGACGAACGCCGGGGCATGGCACGGGACTTCGACCGCGCCTTCAACATCGCGCGCGAGGGCGGGCTGCTGTCGGCGCCGCACGGTGGCGAGTTGGCCGGACCGTCGTCGGTACGGGACTGTCTCGACGACCTGGACGCGACCCGGATCGGCCACGGGGTGCGCGCGGCGGACGACCCGCGGCTGCTGAAGCGGCTGGCGGACCGGCAGGTGACGTGCGAGGTGTGCCCGGCGTCGAATGTGGCGCTCGGTGTGTACGAGAAGCATGAGGACGTGCCGCTGCGGAAGCTGTTCGAGGCCGGGGTGCCGATGGCGCTGGGCGCCGACGACCCGTTGCTGTTCGGGTCCCGGCTGGCCGCGCAGTACGAGATCGCCCGGCAGTATCACGGCTTCTCGGACGCGGAGCTCGCGGAACTGGCCCGGCAGTCGGTACGGGCTTCGGCGGCGCCGGAGGACATGAAGGCCAAGCTGCTGTCGGGAGTGGACGACTGGCTCAGCCAGCCGGCCTCTTGA
- a CDS encoding TetR/AcrR family transcriptional regulator: protein MEPKSGPARVRILDAAHELMLTVGLARATTKEIAKAAGCSEAALYKYFASKEEVFIRVLAERLPRLAPLLHALAAEPGRHSLEENLTEIACQAALFYEQSFPIAASLYAETQLKRRHDDAMREMESGPHKPIEWLDAYLRAEQSNGRVAPTADTFAAASLLLGACAQRAFAYDATQDGVRPPVEEFAARLARTLLGGISVAGESA, encoded by the coding sequence ATGGAGCCCAAGTCCGGCCCGGCCCGCGTCCGCATCCTCGACGCCGCCCATGAGCTGATGCTCACCGTCGGGCTGGCGCGTGCCACGACCAAGGAGATCGCGAAGGCGGCCGGCTGCTCCGAGGCGGCGCTGTACAAGTACTTCGCCAGCAAGGAGGAGGTGTTCATCCGCGTCCTCGCGGAACGCCTCCCCAGGCTGGCCCCCCTGCTGCACGCCCTCGCCGCCGAACCGGGCCGCCACAGCCTGGAGGAGAACCTCACCGAGATCGCCTGCCAGGCCGCCCTCTTCTACGAGCAGAGCTTCCCGATCGCCGCCTCGCTGTACGCCGAGACCCAGCTCAAGCGGCGCCACGACGACGCGATGCGCGAAATGGAGTCCGGCCCGCACAAGCCGATCGAGTGGCTCGACGCCTACCTCCGGGCCGAGCAGTCCAACGGCCGGGTCGCCCCCACCGCCGACACCTTCGCCGCGGCCTCCCTGCTCCTGGGCGCCTGCGCGCAACGGGCGTTCGCCTACGACGCGACACAGGACGGCGTACGGCCGCCGGTGGAGGAGTTCGCCGCCCGGCTGGCCCGGACCCTGCTGGGCGGAATCTCGGTAGCCGGGGAATCCGCGTGA
- a CDS encoding NAD(P)-dependent oxidoreductase: protein MKLTVFGATGGIGRELVQQGLAAGHEVTAVVRDPARLTVTGARLEVVRADLTDPEVLRPAVAGRDAVLSGLGPRARKDAGVAARLTRVVLAAMEAEQVRRVLAVSAGPVGPAPVDEGAVDRWMRGLVSAVLKDVYADLSEMEAELAASGTDWTVVRPPRLQNKPVTGVYRVVAGGFPARGRFISRADVAHAMLAMVGDAGVVKQGVGVAY from the coding sequence ATGAAACTCACGGTTTTCGGTGCCACCGGGGGCATCGGGCGCGAGCTCGTCCAGCAGGGCCTGGCGGCGGGACATGAGGTCACGGCGGTCGTACGGGATCCTGCCCGGCTGACCGTCACGGGCGCACGACTGGAGGTGGTCCGTGCGGACCTCACCGACCCGGAGGTGCTGCGGCCCGCCGTGGCCGGGCGGGACGCGGTGCTGTCCGGGCTCGGGCCGCGTGCCCGCAAGGACGCCGGGGTCGCGGCGCGGCTGACCCGTGTGGTGCTGGCCGCGATGGAGGCGGAGCAGGTCCGGCGGGTGCTGGCGGTCAGCGCGGGGCCGGTCGGGCCGGCGCCGGTGGACGAGGGGGCGGTGGACCGGTGGATGCGGGGGCTCGTGTCCGCCGTACTGAAGGACGTCTACGCCGATCTGAGCGAGATGGAGGCGGAGCTGGCGGCGAGCGGTACGGACTGGACGGTCGTGCGCCCGCCGCGTCTTCAGAACAAGCCGGTGACGGGGGTGTACCGGGTGGTGGCCGGGGGGTTCCCGGCTCGGGGGCGGTTCATCTCGCGGGCGGATGTGGCGCACGCGATGCTGGCGATGGTCGGGGATGCGGGGGTGGTGAAGCAGGGGGTCGGGGTGGCGTACTGA
- a CDS encoding UDP-N-acetylmuramate dehydrogenase, with protein MQERHDAPLAPLTTFRLGGPATRLVTATTDAEVIEVIREADASGTPLLVIGGGSNLVIGDKGFDGTALVIATKGFELTGTHLELAAGEVWTDAVARTVDAGLAGVECLAGIPGSAGATPIQNVGAYGQEVSSTVTEVIAYDRRTGATVTLTNEDCAFSYRHSRFKEDPARYVVLRVHFDLEDADGLSAPIKYAETARALGVEPGDRVPLAEARATVLKLRAGKGMVLDPDDHDTWSAGSFFTNPILTSAQFAEFHARVKHRLGEDAEPPAYPAGDGHTKTSAAWLIDKAGFTKGYGTGPARISTKHTLALTNRGDATTEDLLTLAREVVAGVRDTFGITLVNEPVTVGVNL; from the coding sequence GTGCAGGAACGACACGACGCCCCCCTCGCCCCCCTGACCACCTTCCGTCTCGGCGGCCCCGCCACCCGGCTCGTCACCGCGACGACCGATGCCGAGGTGATCGAGGTCATCCGTGAGGCCGACGCCTCCGGTACTCCGCTTCTCGTGATCGGCGGCGGGTCCAACCTCGTCATCGGGGACAAGGGGTTCGACGGCACCGCACTCGTCATCGCCACCAAGGGGTTCGAGCTCACCGGCACCCACCTGGAGCTCGCCGCCGGCGAAGTGTGGACCGACGCCGTCGCCCGCACCGTGGACGCCGGACTCGCCGGTGTCGAGTGCCTCGCCGGCATCCCCGGTTCCGCGGGCGCCACCCCCATCCAGAACGTCGGCGCCTACGGCCAGGAGGTGTCCTCCACCGTCACCGAGGTCATCGCCTACGACCGCCGCACCGGCGCCACCGTCACCCTCACCAACGAAGACTGCGCCTTCTCCTACCGCCACAGCCGCTTCAAGGAAGACCCCGCCCGCTACGTCGTCCTGCGCGTCCACTTCGACCTGGAAGACGCCGACGGCCTCTCCGCGCCGATCAAGTACGCCGAAACCGCCCGCGCCCTCGGCGTGGAACCCGGTGACCGCGTCCCCCTCGCCGAGGCCCGCGCAACCGTCCTGAAGCTGCGCGCGGGAAAGGGCATGGTCCTGGACCCCGACGACCACGACACCTGGTCGGCAGGCTCCTTCTTCACCAACCCCATCCTCACGAGCGCCCAGTTCGCGGAGTTCCACGCGCGCGTGAAGCACCGCCTCGGCGAGGACGCCGAACCCCCCGCCTACCCCGCGGGCGACGGCCACACCAAGACCTCCGCGGCCTGGCTGATCGACAAGGCCGGCTTCACCAAGGGCTACGGCACCGGCCCCGCACGCATCTCCACCAAGCACACGCTGGCCCTCACCAACCGGGGCGACGCCACCACCGAGGACCTCCTCACACTGGCCCGGGAGGTCGTGGCGGGCGTACGGGACACCTTCGGGATCACGCTGGTCAACGAGCCGGTGACGGTGGGCGTGAACCTGTAG
- a CDS encoding MFS transporter, whose amino-acid sequence MSQQEQATPTTGRGGAVWALVITSVAGFMAALDNLVVTTALPSIRKDLGGGLHDLEWTVSAYTLTFAVLLMTGAALGDRFGRRRLFLTGLTVFTGASAAAALAPGIDSLIAARAVQGVGAAIMMPLTLTLLTAAVPAAKRGMAYGIWGAVNGLAVASGPLIGGSLTEHISWQWIFWLNVPLGVALLPLARLRLAESHGTGARLDIPGTVLASGGLFGIVYGLVRGPSDGWTDSVVLLALFAGAALLAAFVLYSTRAKNPMLPMRLFRSRAFSGINAASLLMFLGMFGSIFLLSQYMQGVLGYSPTEAGLRMLPWTGMPMLVAPIAGIVSDRIGGRPVVATGLFFQAAGLAYMASVVTVDASYAAQLPGLILSGIGMALFFAPASNLVMSSVRSEEQGIASGANNALREVGGALGIAVMASIFSSQGGYESGQSFVDGLRPALVTGAVVVAVAGVAALLIPSRKRSAVVASSERARPLETVAG is encoded by the coding sequence ATGTCACAGCAAGAGCAAGCCACACCGACCACAGGACGCGGGGGAGCCGTCTGGGCCCTCGTCATCACCAGCGTCGCCGGATTCATGGCGGCCCTCGACAACCTCGTCGTCACCACCGCCCTGCCGTCCATCCGCAAGGACCTCGGCGGGGGACTGCACGACCTGGAGTGGACGGTGAGCGCGTACACGCTCACCTTCGCCGTCCTGCTCATGACCGGCGCGGCGCTCGGGGACCGCTTCGGCCGGCGACGCCTCTTCCTGACCGGCCTCACGGTCTTCACCGGAGCGTCGGCCGCCGCGGCACTGGCCCCCGGCATCGACTCCCTCATCGCCGCCCGCGCGGTCCAGGGCGTAGGAGCGGCGATCATGATGCCCCTCACGCTCACCCTCCTCACGGCGGCCGTTCCCGCCGCCAAGCGCGGGATGGCGTACGGCATCTGGGGTGCCGTCAACGGACTCGCGGTGGCCTCCGGGCCACTGATCGGCGGCAGCCTCACCGAACACATCTCCTGGCAGTGGATCTTCTGGCTGAACGTCCCGCTCGGCGTCGCCCTGCTGCCGCTCGCCCGTCTGCGCCTGGCCGAGTCCCACGGCACCGGCGCGCGCCTCGACATCCCCGGCACCGTGCTCGCCAGCGGCGGTCTCTTCGGCATCGTGTACGGCCTGGTCCGCGGCCCGTCCGACGGCTGGACCGACTCCGTGGTCCTGCTGGCCCTGTTCGCCGGGGCCGCGCTGCTCGCCGCGTTCGTCCTCTACAGCACACGGGCCAAGAACCCCATGCTCCCCATGCGGCTGTTCCGCTCCCGGGCCTTCTCCGGGATCAACGCGGCCAGCCTGCTGATGTTCCTGGGGATGTTCGGCTCGATCTTCCTGCTCAGCCAGTACATGCAGGGCGTACTCGGCTACTCGCCCACCGAGGCGGGGCTGCGGATGCTCCCCTGGACGGGCATGCCGATGCTCGTCGCACCGATCGCCGGGATCGTCTCCGACCGCATCGGGGGCCGGCCGGTCGTGGCCACGGGTCTCTTCTTCCAGGCGGCGGGTCTCGCGTACATGGCGTCCGTGGTCACGGTCGACGCGTCCTACGCCGCGCAGCTCCCCGGGCTCATCCTCAGCGGCATCGGCATGGCGCTGTTCTTCGCCCCCGCGTCCAACCTGGTCATGTCGAGTGTCCGGTCCGAGGAGCAGGGGATCGCTTCCGGGGCCAACAACGCGCTGCGTGAGGTGGGTGGAGCGCTGGGGATCGCGGTCATGGCGTCGATCTTCTCCTCGCAGGGTGGATACGAGAGCGGGCAGTCCTTTGTGGATGGCCTGCGGCCGGCACTGGTCACGGGCGCGGTGGTGGTGGCGGTCGCCGGGGTCGCGGCTCTGCTGATTCCTTCGCGGAAGCGGAGTGCGGTGGTGGCGTCTTCCGAGCGGGCGCGGCCACTGGAGACGGTGGCCGGCTGA
- a CDS encoding TetR/AcrR family transcriptional regulator yields MARMSAEERRESVIRAATAEFARGGYHGTSTEAIAKRVGVSQPYLFRLFPGKKAIFLAAAERCVEDTIRTFAEASEGLEGEEAQHAMADAYTRVIAERPEWLMMQMQMYVAVGAAEQDGDTEFGEAVRAGWMRLWDTVHLPLGADADETTTFLAYGMLINCLTAMGFPPGHRVWEGMYPSARITGRLEY; encoded by the coding sequence ATGGCCAGGATGAGTGCAGAAGAGCGGCGCGAGAGCGTCATCCGTGCGGCGACGGCCGAGTTCGCCCGTGGTGGCTACCACGGCACGTCGACCGAGGCGATCGCCAAGCGGGTCGGGGTGTCGCAGCCGTATCTCTTCCGGCTCTTCCCGGGCAAGAAGGCGATCTTCCTGGCGGCGGCCGAGCGCTGTGTGGAGGACACCATTCGCACCTTCGCGGAAGCCTCGGAGGGGCTGGAGGGCGAGGAGGCTCAGCACGCCATGGCGGACGCGTACACCCGGGTCATCGCGGAGCGGCCCGAGTGGCTGATGATGCAGATGCAGATGTACGTCGCCGTGGGGGCTGCCGAGCAGGACGGTGACACCGAGTTCGGAGAGGCGGTGCGGGCCGGTTGGATGCGGCTGTGGGACACCGTCCACCTGCCGCTCGGCGCCGACGCCGACGAGACGACGACCTTCCTGGCGTACGGGATGCTCATCAACTGCCTGACGGCGATGGGCTTTCCGCCCGGGCACCGGGTCTGGGAGGGGATGTATCCGTCGGCGCGGATCACGGGCCGACTGGAGTACTGA
- a CDS encoding MaoC family dehydratase yields the protein MTAKIAYGDVEVGTELPAQTFTVTRATLVQYAGASGDFNPIHWNEKFAKEVGLPDVIAHGMFTMAEAIRVVTDWVGDPAAVAEYGVRFTKPVVVPNDDQGATIEVSAKVAAKLDDNTVRVDLTATSAGQKVLGMSRAVVRLA from the coding sequence ATGACGGCGAAGATCGCATACGGCGACGTCGAGGTCGGCACCGAGCTGCCGGCCCAGACCTTCACCGTGACCCGCGCCACCCTCGTCCAGTACGCGGGCGCCTCCGGGGACTTCAACCCCATCCACTGGAACGAGAAGTTCGCCAAGGAGGTCGGGCTGCCGGACGTCATCGCGCACGGCATGTTCACCATGGCCGAGGCGATCCGTGTGGTGACGGACTGGGTCGGCGACCCGGCGGCCGTCGCCGAGTACGGCGTCCGCTTCACCAAGCCCGTCGTCGTGCCCAATGACGACCAGGGCGCCACGATCGAGGTCAGCGCCAAGGTCGCCGCCAAGCTCGACGACAACACCGTCCGCGTGGACCTCACGGCCACCAGCGCGGGGCAGAAGGTGCTGGGGATGTCACGGGCGGTCGTACGACTGGCCTGA
- a CDS encoding MaoC family dehydratase N-terminal domain-containing protein, translating into MALDQSFVGRTYPPTDPYEVGREKIREFAEAVGDSNPAYSDPEAAKALGHPDVVAPPTFVFSITFKAAGQVVQDPQLGLDYSRVVHGDQKFAYVRPVRAGDRLTVTSTIEAIRSMAGNDILDIRGEVHDEAGEHVVTAWTKLVARAAEEA; encoded by the coding sequence ATGGCGCTCGACCAGTCCTTCGTGGGGCGGACCTATCCGCCCACCGACCCCTACGAGGTGGGCCGGGAGAAGATCCGCGAGTTCGCCGAGGCGGTGGGGGACTCCAACCCCGCGTACTCGGACCCGGAGGCCGCCAAGGCGCTCGGCCACCCCGACGTCGTCGCCCCGCCGACCTTCGTGTTCTCGATCACCTTCAAGGCCGCGGGACAGGTCGTGCAGGACCCGCAGCTCGGCCTGGACTACAGCCGCGTGGTGCACGGCGACCAGAAGTTCGCCTACGTCCGCCCCGTGCGCGCCGGTGACCGTCTGACCGTCACCTCCACCATCGAGGCGATCAGGTCCATGGCCGGCAACGACATCCTGGACATCCGCGGCGAGGTCCACGACGAGGCCGGCGAGCACGTCGTGACCGCCTGGACCAAGCTCGTCGCGCGCGCGGCCGAGGAGGCGTGA
- the rpmG gene encoding 50S ribosomal protein L33, with amino-acid sequence MAATDVRPKITLACVECKERNYITKKNRRNNPDRMEMKKHCPRCNAHTAHRETR; translated from the coding sequence GTGGCTGCCACCGACGTCCGCCCGAAGATCACGCTGGCCTGCGTGGAGTGCAAGGAGCGGAACTACATCACCAAGAAGAACCGGCGTAACAACCCGGATCGAATGGAGATGAAGAAGCACTGCCCGCGTTGCAATGCGCACACCGCGCACCGCGAAACGCGATAA
- a CDS encoding amidohydrolase family protein: MPDSQPQPPPSSSSSGASSTGRSEGAGLLLCGARLTDGRTVDVRLGGGRIEAVGTAGSLTVGGTRACGARVDLNGYLLLPAPAEPHAHGDTALSADAEGPVSHDPHDVQRRATEAALLQLGHGATALRAHVRVGDVQGLGALAAVLQARRSLHGLTELTAVAMPRVLTGVAGAEGLAMLRDALKMGASVVGGCPDLDPDPTGYAEAVLEVASEHGCPVDLHTDATDPARLARLAAMAGGLRPGVTLGPCAGLDRLPAEVVSRTADQLGAAGVAVVCLPQGGCAGVDRRGTAPVRLLRAAGVRVAAGSGALRDACNPVGRGDPLEAAYLLASRYGLRPEDAYDTVSTSARTVLGLPEVRVEAGFPAELLAVRGDRLAGALSLAYSRIVVHRGRVVARTSAVREYCNSAAGVESGLPRQGRGGVS; encoded by the coding sequence ATGCCCGACAGCCAGCCGCAGCCGCCCCCCTCCTCGTCCTCGTCGGGTGCCTCGTCCACGGGCCGGTCCGAGGGGGCCGGTCTCCTGTTGTGCGGGGCACGGCTCACCGACGGCAGGACCGTGGATGTACGGCTGGGCGGCGGGCGCATCGAGGCGGTCGGTACGGCCGGCAGTCTGACCGTGGGCGGCACACGCGCGTGCGGTGCGCGTGTGGACCTCAACGGCTATCTGCTCCTGCCTGCCCCTGCCGAGCCGCACGCCCACGGCGACACCGCGCTGTCGGCCGACGCCGAGGGGCCGGTGTCCCACGACCCCCACGACGTCCAGCGCCGGGCCACGGAGGCCGCCCTGCTCCAGCTCGGGCACGGCGCGACCGCGCTCAGGGCGCACGTGCGCGTGGGGGACGTCCAGGGGCTGGGCGCGCTGGCCGCCGTACTGCAGGCGCGGCGGTCGCTGCACGGGCTCACCGAGTTGACGGCCGTGGCGATGCCCAGGGTGCTGACCGGCGTGGCCGGGGCCGAGGGGCTCGCCATGTTGCGGGACGCGCTGAAGATGGGTGCCTCGGTGGTGGGCGGCTGTCCGGATCTCGACCCCGATCCGACGGGTTATGCGGAGGCGGTCCTGGAGGTCGCCTCGGAACACGGCTGCCCCGTCGACCTGCACACGGACGCCACCGACCCGGCCCGGCTCGCCCGGCTCGCCGCCATGGCCGGCGGCCTGCGGCCCGGCGTGACCCTGGGCCCCTGCGCGGGCTTGGACCGCCTCCCCGCCGAGGTGGTCTCCCGCACCGCCGACCAGCTCGGGGCGGCCGGAGTCGCCGTGGTGTGCCTGCCGCAGGGCGGCTGCGCGGGCGTCGACCGGCGGGGCACGGCTCCGGTACGGCTGCTGCGCGCGGCCGGAGTCCGGGTGGCCGCCGGCAGCGGCGCGCTGCGGGACGCCTGCAACCCGGTGGGCCGCGGCGACCCCCTGGAGGCCGCGTACCTGCTCGCCTCCCGGTACGGGCTGCGACCGGAGGACGCCTACGACACGGTGAGCACGTCGGCGCGGACCGTGCTCGGGTTGCCCGAAGTCCGCGTGGAGGCGGGCTTCCCGGCCGAATTGCTCGCGGTACGCGGCGACCGCCTCGCCGGCGCCCTCTCCCTGGCGTACAGCCGGATCGTGGTGCACCGGGGGCGCGTGGTGGCACGGACGAGCGCGGTCCGGGAGTACTGCAACTCGGCGGCGGGGGTGGAGTCGGGGCTGCCTCGGCAGGGGCGAGGGGGTGTGTCGTAG
- a CDS encoding NAD(P)H-binding protein, translating to MRIVIAGGHGQIALRLERLLAARGDEVAGIIRRAEQGDDLRDVGAEPVVLDLESASVEEVAAPLRGADAAVFAAGAGPGSGAARKDTVDKAAAVLFADAAVLAGVRRFVIVSSMGADPRHEGDEIFDVYLRAKGEADAHVSGLDALDWTILRPGALTDDAGTGLVRLEAHTGRGSIPRDDVAAVLAELLDTPATAGLTLELISGATPVSVAVKSVAGN from the coding sequence ATGCGCATTGTCATCGCTGGTGGTCATGGTCAGATCGCGCTGCGGCTGGAGCGGCTGCTCGCCGCGCGCGGGGACGAGGTCGCGGGGATCATCCGTCGCGCCGAACAGGGCGACGACCTGCGGGACGTCGGTGCCGAACCGGTCGTGTTGGACCTGGAGTCGGCCTCGGTCGAGGAGGTTGCCGCCCCTTTGCGGGGGGCGGACGCGGCGGTCTTCGCGGCGGGCGCGGGTCCGGGTAGCGGCGCGGCCCGCAAGGACACGGTGGACAAGGCCGCGGCGGTGCTGTTCGCGGACGCGGCGGTCCTGGCGGGAGTACGGCGCTTCGTGATCGTGTCGTCCATGGGCGCGGATCCACGGCACGAGGGTGACGAGATCTTCGATGTGTACCTGCGCGCCAAGGGCGAAGCCGACGCCCATGTGAGCGGTTTGGATGCCCTGGACTGGACGATTCTGCGTCCCGGCGCGCTCACGGACGACGCGGGCACCGGCCTCGTACGCCTGGAGGCGCACACCGGCCGGGGTTCGATTCCGCGCGACGACGTGGCCGCCGTACTGGCGGAGTTGCTGGACACGCCGGCGACGGCAGGGCTGACGCTGGAGCTGATCAGCGGTGCCACGCCGGTCTCGGTCGCGGTGAAGTCGGTGGCGGGCAACTGA
- a CDS encoding nuclear transport factor 2 family protein codes for MPAAQEALLRRMYEVFATDERDAFVPRCLAPDVDWPNMLDGGRLHGRAAVRAYWARQFAAGHPLVRLEGLRSDGLAGAVVVVTVRLGVRDASGERWAGETVEHVYRFGEDGLVVRMDVREGSGPGIGSGT; via the coding sequence GTGCCGGCGGCGCAAGAGGCGTTGCTGCGGCGGATGTACGAGGTCTTCGCGACGGACGAGCGGGACGCCTTCGTACCGCGTTGTCTGGCCCCGGACGTGGACTGGCCGAACATGCTGGACGGCGGCCGACTCCACGGACGTGCGGCGGTACGGGCGTACTGGGCACGGCAGTTCGCGGCGGGGCATCCCCTCGTACGGCTGGAGGGGCTGAGGTCGGACGGGCTCGCCGGCGCGGTGGTGGTGGTGACCGTACGGCTCGGGGTGCGTGATGCGTCGGGCGAGCGGTGGGCCGGGGAGACGGTCGAGCACGTGTACCGGTTCGGGGAGGACGGGCTCGTGGTGCGGATGGATGTGAGGGAGGGGTCGGGGCCGGGGATTGGATCCGGGACGTAG
- a CDS encoding transposase, which yields MGGVISADDPKWIEPFSGLSEVQFARLVALVRRRGGDVQRGRPWRLPLEDRVLLVATYWRTNLTLRQVAPLFGVSKSAADRILDHLAPLLAIAPARRPRRDTVYIVDGTLVPTRDRSVAASSKNYRYSTNLQVVIDANSRLVVAIGLPLPGSRNDCRAFTESGVDRVCRGAPTIADGGYQGTGLLIPHRRRRGQRHLSPQQEAENAVHRRARARVEHALSRLKNWKILRDCRLKGNGVHQAMLGIARLHNLALTG from the coding sequence ATGGGTGGGGTGATTTCAGCTGATGATCCGAAGTGGATCGAGCCGTTCTCCGGGTTGAGCGAGGTGCAGTTCGCCAGGCTGGTGGCGTTGGTGCGGCGTCGCGGGGGTGACGTTCAGCGGGGCCGTCCCTGGCGGTTGCCGCTGGAGGACCGGGTGTTGCTGGTGGCGACGTACTGGCGCACGAACCTGACGTTGCGGCAGGTGGCACCGTTGTTCGGGGTCTCGAAGTCCGCGGCCGACCGTATCCTCGATCACCTGGCACCGCTGTTGGCCATCGCGCCGGCCCGACGTCCGCGCAGGGACACTGTCTACATCGTCGACGGCACCTTGGTGCCTACCCGGGACCGCAGCGTCGCCGCGTCCAGCAAGAACTATCGGTACTCGACGAATCTGCAGGTCGTCATCGACGCCAACAGCCGCCTGGTGGTGGCGATCGGCTTGCCGCTGCCCGGCAGTCGCAACGACTGCCGGGCGTTCACCGAATCCGGTGTGGACCGGGTCTGCCGCGGTGCCCCGACCATCGCCGACGGTGGCTACCAGGGCACTGGCCTTCTCATCCCGCACCGCAGGCGACGAGGCCAGAGACACCTCAGCCCGCAACAGGAAGCAGAGAACGCCGTCCACCGCCGGGCACGGGCACGAGTCGAACACGCCCTATCCCGGCTGAAGAACTGGAAGATCCTTCGGGACTGCCGCCTCAAGGGCAACGGCGTTCACCAGGCCATGCTCGGCATCGCCCGGCTCCACAACCTGGCCCTCACCGGATAG